The genomic interval AAAAACAACGAATCTCCGATATGCTCTATATTATTGAGATTTACGAGCTTAATCTTGCTTAAGATATTGCCATTCACATAAATATTCCCGTCAGGAGCTATATTTATATTGGCTGTATTTATGTTTTCTCCCACTATCCTGATCGGCTTATTTGCGGTGTCAAGCACCCTCTGTCCATTGCCTGTAACAAGATATCCATCTTTATCCATACTAAAAGAGCCATTCCTGGTGTAATAAGTCTTGCCTTTCCCTTCAATTGCAAAGAAACCCTCTCCCTTGACTGCGAGATCAAGGGGATTTCCTGTGGTCTTTATGCTCCCTTCAGATGTGTCAATATTGTAAGAGCCAAAATAAGTCATTGCGCGGGCATCAGGATAAACAACATCTTGCATTTTTTGCGAAATACCTTCCAACAAAGGATAAAGACGAGAAGAAAAAGATGTCTTTTTGTATCCTACTGTGTTGACATTCGCCAAATTATTGGCAACACTGTCCAGTTCTTGACTCCTCAGCACCGCTCCTGTCATCGCTATATACATACCCTTATACATATTGCAGATTAATCTTGCAATATTAATGCCAGAATTTAAAAACAGGCAAAGATAGATGCAAAGGCAAATAAAGGAGATTTTTAGACATATAACTAATTGAAAATAAACGAAAATCTTGATAGGAGGGCAAGCCTAAAAATGCTATGTCAAATAAATCAATAAAATCAATGGATTAAGAATTTCTTGAAACCCACAATAAAGAGATAAAAAGGATGTTTAATTAATAAATAAGAGAGTTTCTCAACAGAAGGGGATTATAATAGCGTAATTGGTAGGAAAATTTTTCCTGCAGTAGGAAAATTATGCCTCTATGTCTATGGTTTTTTCTATCTTTTCTTCAGTATTGCGTGGAAGTTCTTTCTTTTCTTTTGTTGTCTTTTTGGACTGTCTCACAATTCTTGTTTTGGGAAAGACATGGGGAATACCTATACCTCGTATGCCCAATATTCTATAAGGTTCTCTTATGCCTTCATCTGCTGCCATCTTAGTTTTATTATCGGGCAAAAGTTCAGTTTCTTTACTACAATACTCCATTATTCAAGAAGCTTAGCTTTTTGTTCGGTGTATGCCTTTTTTATCTTTTCCTGCAATTCGCTAAATTTTTCCTCTGATATACCAATGCGATCAAGCTCAATATTTGAAATATTCACAGGTCGTCTCAAACCAATGCCCATGTTCAGACAAACCGCGTCTGCTATTTTGATAATCTCACAGAATGTCTCAAAATTACTGTCTTCAAAGGATGGAAATGTTTCAGCGTGATGGTATTCCATAACAACCTCAAGGTTTTTCGGCAATTTCCATTTTCGTGCAATAAGCCCACCAACATTGCAGTGGTTAAATCCAAGCATATCATTCTCAACTTCTATAAAAGGCAGCCCCTCTTCATATACCCTTTCAACAATTACTGCATATCTTTCAGGCAAACTATTATTAAGCACAGTCTTCCCAACATCATGTATCAAACCTGCTACAAGCGCTTCTTCTGATTGAACAAGCTTTGTCTCCATGGCAATTATAGATGCTGCAATAGAAACACCAAGACTGTGCTCCCACAACTTTTGTTCGAAAAGACCAAACTTCCTATGAATATCCTTTAATGACGCAGCAACAACAAGATTTTTCATGGTATTAAAGCCAATAAGAACTATAGCTGTTGATACAGTATCTATACTTCTGCCTCTGCCGTAATATGGAGAATTAGCAATCCTCAGGAGCCTTGTGGAAAATGCCTGATCATGCGATATAATCTTTTCAAGTTCGTTTATAGAAGAGTAATCGCTCTGCATTAACTGCAAGACCTTCATTGCTACAGTAGGCAGGCTTGGAATATCTACAGTCTCTAAAATAATTTTTTCTAATGCATCTTCTTTCACGATTCAGCCATCCCCTTTCTCAAGTTCTTCAAGAGTATTTTTGAGCACATCAAGTCTAAAGGGTTTGTTTATGACCTTTAAACCCTCATTCTTTACAAATTCATCAAGTCTCTCATTTACTACAGCACCTGTAACAATTATGAATCTTCTTGCAAGTTCGCTGTCCATGTCCTTTATTTTATAATATAGCTTATCTCCCATAATTCTGGGCATCATATAATCACAAAATACTGCCCAGTATTTATTTTCAAGCAATGCAGCCATTGCTTCTTCGCATGATAAAAATGCATCTACATCATATCCAATGCTACTTAGATATATCCTTATTAACTCTGCCACATCTGGCTCATCATCCACAACAAGTATCTTTTTCATCTCATCCTCCATACCGCTTAAAACTGATTATAACAGATAACCCATTATTTGTTACAAAATCAATATCCCCTCCATAATTTTTTATCATTGAGTATGCTGTCGAAAGTCCCATACCGAGACGACCAAATTCCTTTGTTGTAAAAAAAGGTTCAACAAGTTTGTTTAACATATTCACTGGCACTCCTTTACCCGTATCACTAATAGTGATTACAACATTACCACCCTGTATATTTGACCTCACTGTCAGAAGCCTCTTATCAGAATCTGCCATCGCCTCTATAGCATTAGCCGTAATATTGTAAAATGCCTTTATTATATCCTCCCGTGCCATTATAAACGGCTCCATCGCATCGAGGTCTATTTCCACAGACACGGCATTATTTTTAATCTCTCTGTGTAAAATAGAGAGGGTATTTTTAAGTGATTCATTAACAGATATCGGATGAATTGGCATTGTCCCAACACTTGCAAAATCCATGAGTATCTTCATCAGTTTGTTTATCCTCTCTGAAGCATCAAATATCTTCTTACAGGCATCTCTGAGTCTTTCCTCATCTGATAAACCAATATCAGAGGCAATCTGTGCATAACCACCTATTATCGCAAGTGGATTGTTTATCTCATGTGCAAGACCTGATATAAGCCTTCCAATCGCAGCCATCTTTTCTGATTCTCTAATCCTTTCTTGCATCTCTGCAACATCTGTAATATCCCTTATATCCTCAATAACAAACTGAATATTGCCATTTTTGTCTCTAAAGGGAGTGTACACTATGTTGTGTATCTGCTTTATACCTTGCAATGTATGAACATGGGTTACACTCCTCTGAATGCCATCTCTATAGACATCGTCAAGATAACAAGACTCTCCTTTTTCACTACACTCTTTATCATATGAGTGAACTATCTGCCAGCATTTCTTTCCTATTACATCATTACGACCCAATCCTGTATCTTCCAAAAACTTCTCATTTGCCTCAACAATAGACTTATCTGGAGATATTATAAGCACATAATTAGATATGGAATCATAGAGTTGTTTAAAATAATTCTTGGCATCATCAAGTTCCTTTGTAAGCAGATTGATGTCTTTAGCCATTCTGTTAAATGAATCAGTAACTATCTGGAAATCCTCTATATCCACATCAGGCACTCTATAATCAAACTCACCTCTGGAAAATCTTTCTGCTGCTGTTACCAATTCCTTTAGAGGCTTTTCGGTTTTTAAAGCAAATATATAGGAGACAATAAAAGAAAAGACAATCAAAAGAAGTATAAATCCCATGAAGAACAGCTTTAGTCCAAAAGGCTCTATCCCTTTTTCCTGCAGATAAACAGATATAATCGTGAACAGCATTACAGGAAGCACAGCAAGACAAGCAGACGCAATAAATAGTCTATTGAACAAATTTCTCCTCATTCCCACCTCATGGAAAATCCCAGCATCAATATCAAAAAGCCCGCAGGTCTGATAATATGCCCTGCCATCCACGGAAATGATCTAACATCCGCAGGGAAGAATAGAAATGCAGAACTTATTGCAATAAGGAAAAAGCCAATTGTTATAGCGCCATCATGCCTTTTTTTATTTCGGAGATATTCTGATAAATATATGACAGCTAAAAGAGATGATAAAAACGCTGTAGGCATCCAGAGTGAAAACCTTGTCTTAAAAAAATCAACCATCATACTATTTGACAAAAACAATATAGTCAATATGACAAAAAATATCAAAGGTATGTATTTCTTGACCCTGCTTCCTTTTCTTACGAATGGAGATATAAGTATAGAGGCAAACCCTGTAAGATAACCCATAAGAGAACTATATAAAAGACCTTGAACCTCACCCAATACATGTCCTATGACATGAATTGCACTGCTTATTGAAAGGATAAAGAAACCCTCTGCAGTCATAAAATAAATGCTGTCAGGAGACTGCCTGTGCCTTTTTGCCATTACATACGCAATTACAAGACAGGAAATACTGACAGTAATCTCTTCTATATTATGATAAACATAGCCATTCATAACATAATTATATCACTCCATAAGTCCTTTGACAGCAGCATACTCTTCGCCTGCCCTCAACTGTGCCTCAATTCTTACATAATCAAGATGTCTGAAGTATGTGCTTGCCAGATCTACAATGCTTTTATCGAGGCTGTTGTTTTTAGCCATATCTTCAATTACTTTCAAGGCATTTTCTCCTGACATCCCCTTTCTGTAAGGTCTATCTTCTGTAATTGCAGTAAATACATCAGCCACTGCCATAATCCTCGAACCAATTGGTAATTCATTGCCTCTTATATGAAATGGATAGCCGCCTCCGTCCATTCGCTCATGATGAAATGATGCCCATGTATTTATAATTTCAAGACCTGATATTGCCTCGAGTATTCTGTAAGAGTGATAGACATGGCTCTTCATAACATTAAACTCTTCATCAGAAAGCCTTGCTGGTTTTTCGATTATCTCTGAAGGAATGGCAAGCTTGCCAATATCATGGAGATACCCGGCAATCCTCATCATTTCGCATTCTAAATCAGAAAAACCTGCCATCTGTGCCAGCAGTGCTGCTACTGCACTGACGCCTGCTGAATGAACTGCTGTAAATCTGCTTCTATAATCTATGATATGGCTGAAGAGCCGGGCGGTTTTAAGAAGCCCTTCTGCGTTGAGTTCTACATCAGGGAGGACATTTCTATCATAAATTATCTGGTCAACCTCAGGAGATGCTGCATCCAGCCAGAAATACTCTTTCTGTGACAATTCTTCAAATGCCTTTACTACATCAGGCATAAACATGCTGCCTGCCTTTGCCTTAATGATATCTGAAATTTCCCTGCCCTGATTGAGTATATATTTTTGTCTATCTATAAGCACCTCTATTCTGTCAGATAGATGTATAATATGAGAGCCGATATGAACTTCCTCGCCTTCGAAATATGCACCCCTGCCATCTGCCCATGGCATGTGATGGTATCTGATAATCTTTGCAACATCAGGGAGCAAATCAAAACCTGTATTCTTCAAGATAAGGTATCCTTTTTCTGCATGAGATTGTGGGTTCTTTATCTCGAAATCCAGAGTGGTGAGCCTATCTTTTAGAGAAAATGCACCAATATCATGCAGTGTTGATGCCACAAATATATTTGCTACTTCATTGTGAGGCATTCCATAGTGTCTTGCTATTTCACTTGCTATAATAGCCACGCGAATGTGATGACTCATCATCGCTGGATTAATAAAATCCAGTGCCTTTGAAAATGAGAGTATAAGGTCAGAGAGTTTTATCCTGATATTTCCTATCACGATTTTATTGTGCCTCTGTTTCAAGCCTGCCCAAGATAGAAATAATTTCATCAACAAGCTTTATCAGGTCTGTTATATATGCCTTTACTAATTCTTTATCTCCTCGTTGAGCTGCTTCATATGCCTTAAGCCCAAGCTCATGCAGTTTCTTGTGAGAATGCTCTACATCTCTAAATGCATCAAGGTTTCCAAAGAATTCCATTCCTTCTCCGTAATACCATTTACCCATTCTTGATTTGTCTGCATGGAGTTCGTCAATATTCATAGATATATCATGTCCATCAATTAAATCCATAATTCTGTAAAGCCATAACACATAGTCTGCCTTGGCAATACCTATCTTCAGTTTTGGGTCGTAGAAACCATCGAGCAGTCTCAAAAATTCCTTTGCATTGACACCGAATTTATTGAAAGAGGATGTCATCTCTTTTACTGCTTTAGAACTCTCTTTTGCATCCTCTGCTATGCTCATAAGATTAGTGGAGATCTCTGTTACAGTAGCAGACTGCTCTTCTGTTGCAGTAACAATCTGGTGCACCATATCCGCAACCCTCTGGAAACTGCTGTGTATTTCTGCAAAAGATTCATTAAGCCTCTGTGCTATATCAGCAGTTGCTTTTACTTTATCGACAGCTACATTCATCATGTCTGTTGCATCCACAGTACCCGCATGAATCGAACTCAAGATATTGTTTATCTCTGATGTTGCATTTGCTGTCCGCTGAGCGAGTTTTCTCACCTCATCTGCAACAACGGCAAATCCCCTGCCCTGCTCTCCTGCCCTTGCTGCCTCTATTGCCGCATTCAGGGCAAGGAGGTTTGTCTGGTCTGCTATATCTTTTATCATAACAACTATCTCGTCTATCTTTTTTGAAAATTCTGATAGATCCCTGACCTTATCAGATGCCAGTTCTATCTGCGTTTTTACACCATCTATAGATGAAACGGTTTCATCTATCATCCCTTTCCCTTTGAGTGATACATTCATTGCATTTTCTGATGCCTGAGACGCTATATTGATATTTCTTGCTATATCTCCTATTGTAGATGACATCTCTTCTGTTGCAGTTGCAGCAGTAGTAGTTCTTTCAAGGTCTTTATCCACTCTCTGCGATACTTCTTTTCCATATAGCGTAAGGCTTGCAGCATCTTTGAGGATATTGACAGTCTTATTTGCCACATCGCGCATGACATATCGCATCTTTTTTATTATGTTAGTTACATCATTAGCTACCTTCCCAAATTCATCACCTGTTTTTGATTCAACCCTGACAGTCAGGTCTCCACTGGCGACCTTTTCTGCTGAATAGCTTATGTTATGCAGTACACCTACTACATATTTGTTTATAAACCAGAATGACACTACAAAGGCTATAGAAAATACCACTGTAATAATAGCTATAACAGTGGTCATTGTTGTCTTTATCTCTTTACTTATGGTCTCTGCATCCTGAACAAACTGTTTTCTCGAAGAATCTATAATCTCATTGGCAATACCCATAAATGCCCTTGACCTCTCTGCCTGAACAGTTCCAAGAATATTCATCGCCTCATTGACCCTTCCTGATTTTACAAGAGGTATGAGTTCTTTAAACATGGTATCTCTAAAGGGAATCCATGTTTTTTCTATTTCTGTTATCTTATCCTTATATGCACCTTGTTTAAGTTTTGATAGGTTTTCATCACTCTTTTCAGAATAAAATGAAATAACGCCTTCCTGATTTTCCCAGATATCAGGGTCTTTTGCTATTGCCATTCTCAAAAACGCCGCCCTGATTCCATTAATATCTGCCTTGAGTTGTGTGATCAACTGAATATCATTGCTCATGGCATTCATGGCATCGTATCGTGCCTTGACCTTGAAAAAATTAATGCCTATGAGGCCTATTATGCCTAATATCAATAGGCTCATAAAGACATATCCCATCAATACCTTTTTCTTCAGGCCGATGGAAAGCAAACGGTTAATCAATTCTCTCATGCAATCTCCTCCATTTTTAGAATCTAACCATCTTGTTTATTTCTACATTAACCTTTGCAACAGTAGAAAACACCTTGTGTGCTTCTTCAAGAGTTGATACAACAAGAGAAACCCTCTTTGTCACATCTGTAAGCACCTGACTCTGTTCTTCAATAGCTGAAGACAGGTTGTTTACAGAATCTCCAACCCTGTCAGAAAGCACCTTTGTATTTTCAAATGTTGATCTTATAGATTTTATATCATGCTCAAATGCAGTGATAATCTCAGAAATCTTATCAACCTCACTAACTGCAGCGATAACTTTATCTTTCAAATCCTCCAATATATCTGCAATATCCTTTGTAAGCTTCTCTGTTTTCTGTGCTAACTTTCTCACCTCATCTGCAACAACAGCAAATCCCCTGCCCTTGTCACCAACCCTTGCTGCCTCTATTGCCGCATTAAGGGCAAGCAGATTTGTCTGATCTGCTATATCAGAAATAGATACAACGATATTGCCAATGTTTTCCGTTGCTGCACCTAAATTCTGGATATTATTGACAACTTCTGTAACCTTCTCCTGCTGTTTTGATATGTCCTCAACCCTTTTGCCAAGCTCTTCATCAAGCGTATCATTTTGTTTTACCATGTCCTGAACCTGTGTATTTATAGATGACACATTTGCGGACATATCCCTTATTGTTGCATCAATTTCTTCTATTGCTGTAGCAACAGATGTAGTCTCATCTTTTATCCTACCAAAATTACTATCTATCAAACTCATGGTATTAGTAATAGTAGAGCCTAAAAGAGTGGATTTAATGAGCCCTGTGGAAATATTTTGTATTACAGGCAAAAGATTATCCTGTGCTACAACTTGCTGTTCTTTCCTTGCAAAAATCTTGAATGCCATTATTCCTCCTCACTCAAAGTTCATCGCTAATAGCTAATCATTCATTGTTGATTATTCATCGTTACTATAAACAATGACCGATGAACTGAATTAAATCTTATCGCATTCATAAGGCTTTGAGGCATACCTGCCATCATAGCCTTGCATAATTCGGGTTAATATATCTCATTTATAATGTCAGAACCGCACCTGAGTCCTGAAAACCAATCCCAGAACCTCTTTACATGCTCTTTTTTAAATATTGCTCCGTGCTGTGGGGCAATCATTTCTATATCATACTTTAATACCTTATCCATATATTTCCTGCACACTGAATTAGATGCCATGTATCTTTTGTGAAAGCCTTCCATAAGTCTTATATGAGAATCAAAATCTTTAACAAATGGATATCTACCGCCTTTTGGAAATATGGCTGCACCAAGGTCTCCAGTAAAGAGTATCTTGGATTTTGGATCATACACATGAAAGTTAGCGACAGAATGAAGAAAATGTGCAGGGATCAACTCAAGAGAATCTCCTGATGAAAGTTGAATCCTTCCACCATTGTCTTCTATAGGAACTATCCTGCTCATATCAAACATACCATAATGGGGAAGAAACCTCACCCACCATTTTGAAAGATGTATCTTTGCAGGAGTTACACTGAGCCAGAGGGCTATTCCTGAAGATACATCAGGGTCTTGATGGGAAAAGAATATATGCTGAATCCTGCCTAAATCAATATATCTCGATGTATTTGCAACAACACGAGGGAAAACATGAATTCCACCTGGATCAAGCAGGATGCCTGTTCCCTTATTTTCTATCAGATATTGGTTTACTTGAACAAGACCCTCCTCTTCATGCTCTTCCCAGCCAAGCCATATAAACCTGTGTGTTCCGTCATCATAAAGCACTTCACCTTTTACAATATCTACATCATCTGCAGCACTTACTCCCTTTGCCATAAAAACCTCCTTAAGCAGGGTTTTCAAAATATGAATGACAAGTATTCAAAAATTACCAATCATACAGCATTTACAATCTCTCCTGCCATTTCCTCTATAGATAATACCTTATCTGCAATGCCAGCATCTACAACCGCCTTTGGCATACCATAGACAACACATGTCTCCTCATTTTGTGCAAATATCCTTCCGCCTGTCTTTTTTAAGGCAGTAAGCCCTTTAACCCCATCATTTCCCATTCCTGTAAGTATCACTCCCAATGCCCTGCCGGGGAAAAATTCTGCAACAGAAAACATAAGGGCATCAACAGATGGACGATAAATAAACTCCTCTTTATTCTCAGAAATAGTAATGACAGTCTCTATCCCTCTTGGCCTTTTCACTCTCATATGTCCTCTGCCTGGCGCTACATATGCAACGCCATTCTTCAAAGGCTCTCCTTCTTCTGCCTCTTTTACAGTAATCTGGCTGAGCTGATTAAGCCTTTCAGCAAATGGCCCTGTAAAGTTTGGAGGCATATGCTGTGCTATAACAATCGGTGTAGGAAAATCCTTTGGGAGCTTTGGAATTATCTCCTGAAGTGCCTTTGGTCCACCCGTAGATGTCCCTATTGCAACCAGATTTACCCGCCTCTCTCCTGTTGTCCTAACAGGCATTGATTTTGGAATCTCTATTGTCTTTGGCGTGACAGCAGGTCTTATATGCCTTTTGACTATACCTTTGCGGGCTATCTGCTTTATTTTATCTATCAATATCTCTCTTATCTTTACAATATTTATGGAGAGGTCTGAAAGGTTTTTTGGTATAAAATCAACAGCGCCAATGTCAAGGGCATCGAGTGTAACCTTTGCACCCTCAACAGTTAGAGAACTGACCATGATAACAGGCACTGGATTTTTTTCCATAATATGCTTTAGCGCTGTAATGCCGTCCATCCTCGGCATCTCGACATCCATTGTCACAATATCAGGATTAAGGCTTGCAACCTTTTCAATTGCCTCAAGACCATCCCTTGCTGTGCCTACAATTTTAATTTCAGGATCAGAGGACAGCATATTTGATAATGCGTTCCTCATAAATGCTGAGTCATCAACAATTAAGACTTTTACCATAACCTCTCCAGAATCTTTTTATATATTTTATATATTGCCTTATGCCCATTGCCTATTGCCTAAACTTATACCTTAAACCACCCTGCCATTGAATTCAATTCTGTAGCAAGTCTTGAAAGGTCCCCTGCTGCTCGTTTTATTTCTACAATAGAGTTGTTCAACTCCCTCGTTATTGCTGCAATACTCTCCATGTTGTGAGAAACCTCTTCAGAGGCAGAAGACTGCTCCTCTGTTGCCACAGCAATCCTCTGAACCATATCAGCAACATCTTCTACATAAGAGACGATCTCATCCATAGACTTCAATGTGTTATTTACATGCTCGAGCACCTTCCCAATAGACTCTCTCTCTTCTTTCATAAAGCTTACGGATTCTGTAACCTCTGTCTGCATTGCACTGACAGTATTTGCTATATCCTCTGTAGCAGCGCTTGTCCTTTCTGCCAATTGCCTGACATTGTCTGCAACAACAGCAAAGCCTCTTCCCTGCTCTCCTGCACGGGCCGCTTCAATAGCAGCATTCAGTGCAAGCAGGTTCGTCTGATCTGCTATTTCCTTAATCAAGGTTATTATTTTGTTTATTTCTTCTGATTTCTGACCAAGGGACTCTACTTTTTCAGCAGATTCCTTGACTGTATCTGCAAATTTTTGTAATTCCTGAGAGGTAACGTACATTACATCCTTACCCTTTAATGCTACACCCTTCATCTTCTGTGCAGCCTCTGCAGTGTGAGATGCATTCTTTGCAACATCAAGAGTTGTCTGCGACATTTCTGTCATAGCTGTAGCTGATTGTTCTATTTGAGCATTCTGCTCATGCGAGCCCTTTTCAAGGGATATAGCCGTGGCTGATAGCTCTTCAGAACTGCTTGCGAGTGTTTCTGTGGATGTTTTCATTTTC from Dissulfurispira thermophila carries:
- the flgF gene encoding flagellar basal-body rod protein FlgF → MYIAMTGAVLRSQELDSVANNLANVNTVGYKKTSFSSRLYPLLEGISQKMQDVVYPDARAMTYFGSYNIDTSEGSIKTTGNPLDLAVKGEGFFAIEGKGKTYYTRNGSFSMDKDGYLVTGNGQRVLDTANKPIRIVGENINTANINIAPDGNIYVNGNILSKIKLVNLNNIEHIGDSLFFGNEVGVSKGEIMQGSIEMSNVNPIQEMVGIITALRQYETAQKVIKNFEDLSQRTVSEIAKV
- a CDS encoding HDOD domain-containing protein; amino-acid sequence: MKEDALEKIILETVDIPSLPTVAMKVLQLMQSDYSSINELEKIISHDQAFSTRLLRIANSPYYGRGRSIDTVSTAIVLIGFNTMKNLVVAASLKDIHRKFGLFEQKLWEHSLGVSIAASIIAMETKLVQSEEALVAGLIHDVGKTVLNNSLPERYAVIVERVYEEGLPFIEVENDMLGFNHCNVGGLIARKWKLPKNLEVVMEYHHAETFPSFEDSNFETFCEIIKIADAVCLNMGIGLRRPVNISNIELDRIGISEEKFSELQEKIKKAYTEQKAKLLE
- a CDS encoding response regulator, which translates into the protein MKKILVVDDEPDVAELIRIYLSSIGYDVDAFLSCEEAMAALLENKYWAVFCDYMMPRIMGDKLYYKIKDMDSELARRFIIVTGAVVNERLDEFVKNEGLKVINKPFRLDVLKNTLEELEKGDG
- a CDS encoding sensor histidine kinase, which produces MRRNLFNRLFIASACLAVLPVMLFTIISVYLQEKGIEPFGLKLFFMGFILLLIVFSFIVSYIFALKTEKPLKELVTAAERFSRGEFDYRVPDVDIEDFQIVTDSFNRMAKDINLLTKELDDAKNYFKQLYDSISNYVLIISPDKSIVEANEKFLEDTGLGRNDVIGKKCWQIVHSYDKECSEKGESCYLDDVYRDGIQRSVTHVHTLQGIKQIHNIVYTPFRDKNGNIQFVIEDIRDITDVAEMQERIRESEKMAAIGRLISGLAHEINNPLAIIGGYAQIASDIGLSDEERLRDACKKIFDASERINKLMKILMDFASVGTMPIHPISVNESLKNTLSILHREIKNNAVSVEIDLDAMEPFIMAREDIIKAFYNITANAIEAMADSDKRLLTVRSNIQGGNVVITISDTGKGVPVNMLNKLVEPFFTTKEFGRLGMGLSTAYSMIKNYGGDIDFVTNNGLSVIISFKRYGG
- a CDS encoding HD-GYP domain-containing protein, coding for MKQRHNKIVIGNIRIKLSDLILSFSKALDFINPAMMSHHIRVAIIASEIARHYGMPHNEVANIFVASTLHDIGAFSLKDRLTTLDFEIKNPQSHAEKGYLILKNTGFDLLPDVAKIIRYHHMPWADGRGAYFEGEEVHIGSHIIHLSDRIEVLIDRQKYILNQGREISDIIKAKAGSMFMPDVVKAFEELSQKEYFWLDAASPEVDQIIYDRNVLPDVELNAEGLLKTARLFSHIIDYRSRFTAVHSAGVSAVAALLAQMAGFSDLECEMMRIAGYLHDIGKLAIPSEIIEKPARLSDEEFNVMKSHVYHSYRILEAISGLEIINTWASFHHERMDGGGYPFHIRGNELPIGSRIMAVADVFTAITEDRPYRKGMSGENALKVIEDMAKNNSLDKSIVDLASTYFRHLDYVRIEAQLRAGEEYAAVKGLME
- a CDS encoding methyl-accepting chemotaxis protein — encoded protein: MRELINRLLSIGLKKKVLMGYVFMSLLILGIIGLIGINFFKVKARYDAMNAMSNDIQLITQLKADINGIRAAFLRMAIAKDPDIWENQEGVISFYSEKSDENLSKLKQGAYKDKITEIEKTWIPFRDTMFKELIPLVKSGRVNEAMNILGTVQAERSRAFMGIANEIIDSSRKQFVQDAETISKEIKTTMTTVIAIITVVFSIAFVVSFWFINKYVVGVLHNISYSAEKVASGDLTVRVESKTGDEFGKVANDVTNIIKKMRYVMRDVANKTVNILKDAASLTLYGKEVSQRVDKDLERTTTAATATEEMSSTIGDIARNINIASQASENAMNVSLKGKGMIDETVSSIDGVKTQIELASDKVRDLSEFSKKIDEIVVMIKDIADQTNLLALNAAIEAARAGEQGRGFAVVADEVRKLAQRTANATSEINNILSSIHAGTVDATDMMNVAVDKVKATADIAQRLNESFAEIHSSFQRVADMVHQIVTATEEQSATVTEISTNLMSIAEDAKESSKAVKEMTSSFNKFGVNAKEFLRLLDGFYDPKLKIGIAKADYVLWLYRIMDLIDGHDISMNIDELHADKSRMGKWYYGEGMEFFGNLDAFRDVEHSHKKLHELGLKAYEAAQRGDKELVKAYITDLIKLVDEIISILGRLETEAQ
- a CDS encoding methyl-accepting chemotaxis protein, yielding MAFKIFARKEQQVVAQDNLLPVIQNISTGLIKSTLLGSTITNTMSLIDSNFGRIKDETTSVATAIEEIDATIRDMSANVSSINTQVQDMVKQNDTLDEELGKRVEDISKQQEKVTEVVNNIQNLGAATENIGNIVVSISDIADQTNLLALNAAIEAARVGDKGRGFAVVADEVRKLAQKTEKLTKDIADILEDLKDKVIAAVSEVDKISEIITAFEHDIKSIRSTFENTKVLSDRVGDSVNNLSSAIEEQSQVLTDVTKRVSLVVSTLEEAHKVFSTVAKVNVEINKMVRF
- a CDS encoding MBL fold metallo-hydrolase, producing MAKGVSAADDVDIVKGEVLYDDGTHRFIWLGWEEHEEEGLVQVNQYLIENKGTGILLDPGGIHVFPRVVANTSRYIDLGRIQHIFFSHQDPDVSSGIALWLSVTPAKIHLSKWWVRFLPHYGMFDMSRIVPIEDNGGRIQLSSGDSLELIPAHFLHSVANFHVYDPKSKILFTGDLGAAIFPKGGRYPFVKDFDSHIRLMEGFHKRYMASNSVCRKYMDKVLKYDIEMIAPQHGAIFKKEHVKRFWDWFSGLRCGSDIINEIY
- a CDS encoding protein-glutamate methylesterase/protein-glutamine glutaminase, which gives rise to MVKVLIVDDSAFMRNALSNMLSSDPEIKIVGTARDGLEAIEKVASLNPDIVTMDVEMPRMDGITALKHIMEKNPVPVIMVSSLTVEGAKVTLDALDIGAVDFIPKNLSDLSINIVKIREILIDKIKQIARKGIVKRHIRPAVTPKTIEIPKSMPVRTTGERRVNLVAIGTSTGGPKALQEIIPKLPKDFPTPIVIAQHMPPNFTGPFAERLNQLSQITVKEAEEGEPLKNGVAYVAPGRGHMRVKRPRGIETVITISENKEEFIYRPSVDALMFSVAEFFPGRALGVILTGMGNDGVKGLTALKKTGGRIFAQNEETCVVYGMPKAVVDAGIADKVLSIEEMAGEIVNAV